A genomic segment from Necator americanus strain Aroian chromosome III, whole genome shotgun sequence encodes:
- a CDS encoding hypothetical protein (NECATOR_CHRIII.G11050.T1): MVLHVTEIDDLNKFKRIDKLPHANDSSSAMNYSIVYETPKSRKTHKLENSAADPANDFIVPAMDRMRPYGYGVPVVEATEEDRSMTGKKLSARTRQHSEAFYDILRGHQLQRGDVTPDHQSSTDDTGILRRSSERKRCPRRTFSPHSCSRKRENGLLMVGTVHRRLKFTVECPDGPSKGMLDHVRIDVEKPTF, translated from the exons ATGGTACTGCAC GTTACGGAGATAGACGATCTgaacaaattcaaaagaatCGACAAATTGCCTCACGCGAACGATTCTAGCAGTGCGATGAACTATTCTATTGTCTACGAGACACCGAAGTCACGCAAAACTCACAAGCTTGAG AACTCCGCTGCTGATCCAGCAAATGACTTTATCGTGCCAGCAATGGATAGAATGAGACCTTACGGATATGGAGTTCCAGTAGTTGAAGCAACTGAGGAGGATAGATCCATGACTGGAAAAAAGTTGTCTGCAAGAACTCGTCAACACTCAGAAGCATTCTATGATATTCTGCGAGGTCACCAGCTGCAAAGAG GTGATGTAACTCCGGACCACCAGAGCTCTACCGACGATACTGGGATCTTACGGCGATCGTCTGAAAGAAAGAGATGTCCACGACGTACATTTTCGCCGCACTCTTGCAGCCGA AAGAGGGAAAATGGACTGCTCATGGTAGGCACTGTTCATCGACGTTTGAAATTTACGGTTGAGTGTCCGGACGGTCCTTCAAAGGGAATGTTGGACCATGTCAGAATCGATGTGGAGAAGCCGACCTTCTGA
- a CDS encoding hypothetical protein (NECATOR_CHRIII.G11051.T2) translates to MRGLPARGRSRPKKLVRHRQQRPVRLATLNVGTLTGRSRELADSLRKRRVDICCVQETRWKGSKARELGDGYKLIYHGTSNRNGVGIILNESFRNCVTAVDRLSDRLMAVKVDTGEVELRLVSAYAPGCSEEEKASFWEDLEQYVQSLESEEILLIGGDFNGHVGSRKDGFESCHGGYGYGARNDDGLRILEYAVASDLIIANTQYRKKKSHLITYTSGGRETQIDFWMLRRGDRRLLQDSKVIPTDHVAAQHHLLAMDLKISRPRKRHPRTETQRIKWWNLKDRKEVFFASVAPSTLPHPTRSVEEMWSSTSSVIRLTAENTLGKTTLGKPKVRKATWFWNEEVQAAIREKKSKYKLWWRTRQPEDRGAYLAAKREAKKAVSKAKSDRYKAVYDMLDTREGVRAVYRLVRARHRSTLDIEHTKIVKGADGAVLRRSGQILERWREYYNHLCNEEFCHPPIPTVPSVEGPVLPITAVEVSAALAKMKSNKATGPDIPADIWKLLGDRGRLANFRDRAWKGKGDIADCTSYRPIRLLCHTMKVFERVLEARLRKIVSVSLNQCGFVKDCRTINAIHAVRILLEKHREKNRSVHLAFLDLEKAFDRVPHELLWMSMRSHRVPEEYVRWTKLLYAKPTSVVRCAAGTSRPFPVQVGGFILLTSAVHTVHGHDNEGNPEAASVDSTLCR, encoded by the exons atgcgagggctaccggctagaggacgaagccggccaaagaagttagtccgccatcgccagcaacgtccagtgcgcttggcaacacttaacgttgggacgcttactggaagaagtcgtgaactggcagacagtctcagaaaacgccgtgttgacatatgctgtgtacaggagacacgctggaaaggctccaaggcaagggaattaggcgatggctacaagctgatctaccacggcacatcaaatcgcaatggcgttggtatcatattgaacgagtcgtttagaaattgcgtcacagcggtggatcgactatcggatcgcttgatggctgtaaaagtagatacaggagaagtggaattgcgactcgtctctgcttatgcgccaggctgtagtgaagaagagaaggcaagcttttgggaggatctggagcagtacgtccaatccctggaaagcgaagaaatacttttaatcggaggagacttcaacggacatgtcggttctcggaaagacggattcgagagttgtcatggtggatacggctatggagctcgtaacgacgacgggttgcgaatcctggagtatgctgttgcaagtgacttgatcattgctaacacgcagtatcgaaaaaaaaaatcgcatttgatcacgtacaccagcggtggtcgtgaaacacaaatagatttctggatgttacgccgaggagatcgccgacttctgcaggattcaaaagtcatccctacagaccatgtcgctgcccaacaccatctgctcgctatggacttgaaaatctcccgtccaaggaagagacatccaaggactgaaacacagcgcatcaaatggtggaatctgaaggatcgaaaggaggtatttttcgcgtccgtggctccatctacacttccccaccctactcgtagtgtagaggaaatgtggtcgtctacttccagcgttatacgcttgactgcggaaaacactctgggaaagacgactctaggtaagccaaaggtacgaaaggctacgtggttttggaacgaggaagttcaggcggcaattcgtgagaagaagtccaagtataagctctggtggaggacgcgtcagcctgaagatcggggtgcttacctagcggcgaagagggaggctaagaaagcagtctccaaggcgaagtcggaccgctacaaggctgtgtacgacatgcttgataccagagaaggcgtgcgggcagtgtatcgtttagtcagagcgcgtcatcgctcaacgttggatatagagcacaccaagatcgttaagggagctgatggagccgttctgcgccgctctggtcagatcctggagaggtggcgagagtactacaatcacttgtgtaacgaagagttctgtcatcctcccatcccaaccgttcccagcgttgagggtcctgttctaccaattactgccgtcgaagtcagtgctgccctcgcaaaaatgaagtcgaacaaggcaaccggtcctgacatacctgctgatatctggaagctgctaggagatcgagg acgtttggcaaacttccgtgaccgtgcctggaaagggaaaggagacattgctgactgcacctcgtacaggcctatacgactgctctgccatacaatgaaggtttttgagcgtgtcctggaagctcgtctgaggaaaattgttagcgtttcactcaaccagtgcggctttgtgaaggactgccgCACTATaaatgctatccatgctgtccgaatcctcctggaaaaacatcgagagaagaaccgcagtgtgcatcttgcttttctcgatctcgagaaagctttcgaccgtgtcccacatgagctgttatggatgtccatgaggtcgcatagagtaccagaagaatatgtgcggtggactaagctactttatgcgaagcctaccagcgttgtacgatgtgctgctggaacaagcaggccattccctgtacaagtaggggGGTTCATCcttctcacctctgctgttcacactgtgcatggacacgataacgaaggaaatccagaagcagcatccgtggactctactctttgccgatga
- a CDS encoding hypothetical protein (NECATOR_CHRIII.G11050.T3) → MNYSIVYETPKSRKTHKLENSAADPANDFIVPAMDRMRPYGYGVPVVEATEEDRSMTGKKLSARTRQHSEAFYDILRGHQLQRGDVTPDHQSSTDDTGILRRSSERKRCPRRTFSPHSCSRKRENGLLMVGTVHRRLKFTVECPDGPSKGMLDHVRIDVEKPTF, encoded by the exons ATGAACTATTCTATTGTCTACGAGACACCGAAGTCACGCAAAACTCACAAGCTTGAG AACTCCGCTGCTGATCCAGCAAATGACTTTATCGTGCCAGCAATGGATAGAATGAGACCTTACGGATATGGAGTTCCAGTAGTTGAAGCAACTGAGGAGGATAGATCCATGACTGGAAAAAAGTTGTCTGCAAGAACTCGTCAACACTCAGAAGCATTCTATGATATTCTGCGAGGTCACCAGCTGCAAAGAG GTGATGTAACTCCGGACCACCAGAGCTCTACCGACGATACTGGGATCTTACGGCGATCGTCTGAAAGAAAGAGATGTCCACGACGTACATTTTCGCCGCACTCTTGCAGCCGA AAGAGGGAAAATGGACTGCTCATGGTAGGCACTGTTCATCGACGTTTGAAATTTACGGTTGAGTGTCCGGACGGTCCTTCAAAGGGAATGTTGGACCATGTCAGAATCGATGTGGAGAAGCCGACCTTCTGA
- a CDS encoding hypothetical protein (NECATOR_CHRIII.G11053.T1), translating into MATGVLCDRKVPVRLKWKIYRTVVRLVALYGCECWPTTKALERVLHAMEMRMLRWTIGVTLKEKVSNDTVRSIFGVVPITEKMKEARLRWFGHVLRREEHSVAQTALKLDVSGARPRGRPKIRWLDRVKLDMIDAPLCTADAMDRTKWKTRSRKADPATTRDKR; encoded by the coding sequence atggcaacaggcgtactgtgcgacaggaaagtccctgttcgactgaagtggaagatctacaggacggttgtgcgtcttgttgccctttacggatgcgagtgctggccgacgacgaaagccttggaaagagtgttacacgctatggagatgcggatgttaaggtggacaataggtgtaacgctaaaagagaaagtatccaacgacactgtgcgctccatcttcggcgtcgttccgataactgagaagatgaaggaggcccgactgagatggttcggtcacgtcttgcggcgagaggaacATTCTGTGGCCCAAACCGccctgaagctcgacgtttcaggagcgaggccgcgtgggaggccaaagattcgctggttagaccgtgtgaagctggatatgatagatgcacctttgtgtacggctgatgcaatggatagaaccaaatggaagacaagaagcagaaaagcggaccctgcaacaacgcgggacaaacgctag
- a CDS encoding hypothetical protein (NECATOR_CHRIII.G11052.T1) → MKVFERVLEARLRKIVSVSLNQCGFVKDCRTINAIHAVRILLEKHREKNRSVHLAFLDLEKAFDRVPHELLWMSMRSHRVPEEYVRWTKLLYAKPTSVVRCAAGTSRPFPVQVGGFILLTSAVHTVHGHDNEGNPEAASVDSTLCR, encoded by the coding sequence atgaaggtttttgagcgtgtcctggaagctcgtctgaggaaaattgttagcgtttcactcaaccagtgcggctttgtgaaggactgccgCACTATaaatgctatccatgctgtccgaatcctcctggaaaaacatcgagagaagaaccgcagtgtgcatcttgcttttctcgatctcgagaaagctttcgaccgtgtcccacatgagctgttatggatgtccatgaggtcgcatagagtaccagaagaatatgtgcggtggactaagctactttatgcgaagcctaccagcgttgtacgatgtgctgctggaacaagcaggccattccctgtacaagtaggggGGTTCATCcttctcacctctgctgttcacactgtgcatggacacgataacgaaggaaatccagaagcagcatccgtggactctactctttgccgatga
- a CDS encoding hypothetical protein (NECATOR_CHRIII.G11050.T2) — MNYSIVYETPKSRKTHKLENSAADPANDFIVPAMDRMRPYGYGVPVVEATEEDRSMTGKKLSARTRQHSEAFYDILRGHQLQRVMNNSCNISIIIKGDVTPDHQSSTDDTGILRRSSERKRCPRRTFSPHSCSRKRENGLLMVGTVHRRLKFTVECPDGPSKGMLDHVRIDVEKPTF; from the exons ATGAACTATTCTATTGTCTACGAGACACCGAAGTCACGCAAAACTCACAAGCTTGAG AACTCCGCTGCTGATCCAGCAAATGACTTTATCGTGCCAGCAATGGATAGAATGAGACCTTACGGATATGGAGTTCCAGTAGTTGAAGCAACTGAGGAGGATAGATCCATGACTGGAAAAAAGTTGTCTGCAAGAACTCGTCAACACTCAGAAGCATTCTATGATATTCTGCGAGGTCACCAGCTGCAAAGAG TGATGAACAACTCGTGTAACATCAGTATAATTATCAAAGGTGATGTAACTCCGGACCACCAGAGCTCTACCGACGATACTGGGATCTTACGGCGATCGTCTGAAAGAAAGAGATGTCCACGACGTACATTTTCGCCGCACTCTTGCAGCCGA AAGAGGGAAAATGGACTGCTCATGGTAGGCACTGTTCATCGACGTTTGAAATTTACGGTTGAGTGTCCGGACGGTCCTTCAAAGGGAATGTTGGACCATGTCAGAATCGATGTGGAGAAGCCGACCTTCTGA
- a CDS encoding hypothetical protein (NECATOR_CHRIII.G11051.T1): MRGLPARGRSRPKKLVRHRQQRPVRLATLNVGTLTGRSRELADSLRKRRVDICCVQETRWKGSKARELGDGYKLIYHGTSNRNGVGIILNESFRNCVTAVDRLSDRLMAVKVDTGEVELRLVSAYAPGCSEEEKASFWEDLEQYVQSLESEEILLIGGDFNGHVGSRKDGFESCHGGYGYGARNDDGLRILEYAVASDLIIANTQYRKKKSHLITYTSGGRETQIDFWMLRRGDRRLLQDSKVIPTDHVAAQHHLLAMDLKISRPRKRHPRTETQRIKWWNLKDRKEVFFASVAPSTLPHPTRSVEEMWSSTSSVIRLTAENTLGKTTLGKPKVRKATWFWNEEVQAAIREKKSKYKLWWRTRQPEDRGAYLAAKREAKKAVSKAKSDRYKAVYDMLDTREGVRAVYRLVRARHRSTLDIEHTKIVKGADGAVLRRSGQILERWREYYNHLCNEEFCHPPIPTVPSVEGPVLPITAVEVSAALAKMKSNKATGPDIPADIWKLLGDRGSM; the protein is encoded by the coding sequence atgcgagggctaccggctagaggacgaagccggccaaagaagttagtccgccatcgccagcaacgtccagtgcgcttggcaacacttaacgttgggacgcttactggaagaagtcgtgaactggcagacagtctcagaaaacgccgtgttgacatatgctgtgtacaggagacacgctggaaaggctccaaggcaagggaattaggcgatggctacaagctgatctaccacggcacatcaaatcgcaatggcgttggtatcatattgaacgagtcgtttagaaattgcgtcacagcggtggatcgactatcggatcgcttgatggctgtaaaagtagatacaggagaagtggaattgcgactcgtctctgcttatgcgccaggctgtagtgaagaagagaaggcaagcttttgggaggatctggagcagtacgtccaatccctggaaagcgaagaaatacttttaatcggaggagacttcaacggacatgtcggttctcggaaagacggattcgagagttgtcatggtggatacggctatggagctcgtaacgacgacgggttgcgaatcctggagtatgctgttgcaagtgacttgatcattgctaacacgcagtatcgaaaaaaaaaatcgcatttgatcacgtacaccagcggtggtcgtgaaacacaaatagatttctggatgttacgccgaggagatcgccgacttctgcaggattcaaaagtcatccctacagaccatgtcgctgcccaacaccatctgctcgctatggacttgaaaatctcccgtccaaggaagagacatccaaggactgaaacacagcgcatcaaatggtggaatctgaaggatcgaaaggaggtatttttcgcgtccgtggctccatctacacttccccaccctactcgtagtgtagaggaaatgtggtcgtctacttccagcgttatacgcttgactgcggaaaacactctgggaaagacgactctaggtaagccaaaggtacgaaaggctacgtggttttggaacgaggaagttcaggcggcaattcgtgagaagaagtccaagtataagctctggtggaggacgcgtcagcctgaagatcggggtgcttacctagcggcgaagagggaggctaagaaagcagtctccaaggcgaagtcggaccgctacaaggctgtgtacgacatgcttgataccagagaaggcgtgcgggcagtgtatcgtttagtcagagcgcgtcatcgctcaacgttggatatagagcacaccaagatcgttaagggagctgatggagccgttctgcgccgctctggtcagatcctggagaggtggcgagagtactacaatcacttgtgtaacgaagagttctgtcatcctcccatcccaaccgttcccagcgttgagggtcctgttctaccaattactgccgtcgaagtcagtgctgccctcgcaaaaatgaagtcgaacaaggcaaccggtcctgacatacctgctgatatctggaagctgctaggagatcgagggtccatgtga